The following proteins are co-located in the Telopea speciosissima isolate NSW1024214 ecotype Mountain lineage chromosome 9, Tspe_v1, whole genome shotgun sequence genome:
- the LOC122639418 gene encoding transcription termination factor MTERF5, chloroplastic-like, whose amino-acid sequence MFRIQCRKLCYFSRVLDSTVTILALNLSASLKFISTTTTTKNSSDRHSFTVSYLVNSCGLSEQAAGSASKRVHFVTSKKPDLVICFFRDHGFSNAQITKIIRVHPNILLCDTDKTLKPKLEFFLSAGVSSPDLAQIIFRDPGTLLRSLENQIIPSFEFLRGLVETNEDVIKIFKNFPRNSMWAIRNYMVPNIAALRHHGVPEALISILLAHPSKLLRRPDRFNEIVKEVKEMGFDPLEASFVSAIRVIAGLSKSTWKAKLDTFRKWGWTEDEILSAFRKQPQCMMLSEKKVVGVMDFLVKAMGLEPSVLAKCPSILTYSLDNKIIPRCSVIQVLLSNGLIEKDFSLATLVISSEESFLKRYVARFKGQFPQLLKVYQGQTDWRECTN is encoded by the coding sequence ATGTTTCGTATTCAGTGCAGAAAACTATGTTATTTTAGTAGGGTTTTGGATTCGACAGTCACCATTTTAGCTCTTAACCTAAGCGCATCTCTGAAATTCatctcaacaacaacaacaacaaaaaattctTCTGATCGACATTCTTTCACGGTCTCTTATCTCGTTAACTCTTGTGGGTTGTCTGAACAAGCTGCCGGCTCTGCATCCAAGCGTGTTCACTTCGTAACCTCAAAAAAGCCAGATTTAGTAATTTGTTTTTTCAGAGACCATGGATTTTCCAATGCCCAGATCACCAAAATTATTAGAGTACACCCGAACATACTCTTGTGTGATACAGATAAAACCCTTAAACCCAAACTCGAATTCTTCCTTTCAGCAGGTGTGTCATCCCCTGACCTTGCTCAGATCATCTTTCGAGATCCAGGGACCTTATTACGGAGCTTAGAAAACCAAATAATTCCTTCATTTGAGTTCCTTAGGGGTTTGGTTGAGACCAATGAAGATGTCATcaagattttcaaaaatttcccCAGGAATTCCATGTGGGCTATTAGAAATTACATGGTACCCAATATTGCGGCTTTGCGACATCACGGTGTGCCTGAGGCCTTGATTTCGATATTGCTGGCGCATCCTTCAAAATTGCTTCGCAGACCTGATCGGTTTAATGAGATTGTCAAAGAGGTCAAGGAAATGGGTTTTGATCCTTTGGAGGCATCGTTTGTCTCAGCCATCCGTGTGATAGCTGGATTGAGCAAATCTACCTGGAAAGCTAAATTGGACACTTTTAGGAAATGGGGTTGGACAGAAGATGAGATTCTTTCAGCATTTAGAAAGCAACCCCAATGTATGATGTTGTCTGAGAAGAAAGTAGTAGGAGTTATGGACTTCCTTGTTAAAGCAATGGGTTTGGAGCCTTCTGTACTTGCCAAATGTCCAAGTATTCTCACTTATAGCTTGGATAATAAAATTATTCCTAGGTGTTCAGTTATTCAAGTTCTGCTCTCAAATGGACTGATTGAGAAGGACTTTAGCTTAGCCACTCTGGTAATAAGCTCGGAGGAGTCTTTCCTTAAAAGGTATGTGGCAAGATTCAAAGGTCAATTTCCTCAACTGCTAAAGGTATATCAAGGTCAGACTGATTGGAGGGAATGCactaattga